The Halobacterium hubeiense genome contains the following window.
CAAGAGAACGCTCCATACAAGCCAGAACATAATTATAGCCACTATCAAGCGAAGAAGAACTACGCTCAGGCGAAAGACGTAGGCAGGTACTTCTGGCGTAACTACGAGGAGTTTACGACTGTCCACATAGTGAGAACGGCGGACGAGAATACCGCGCCTCTTGTGGAGCAAACTGAGGCTCTGACGCCAGAACTCTACGACCAGTCACGGCGTGGTTTGCTCAATCGCCTGTCTGGTGATTCTGCGAGGGTCGAAGTACTTGCGCCCAAATATCCTACCCGTCCAAATGTAAGGGTCCGTACTCATGTGCATGAAGGCTACTGGATTCCGGGCCATCACGACGCAGAGAGATTCGAGCTACTGAGGGACAAGCATCATGAGAAGGTGCCGGGTGCGACCAGCGTGAGTATCTCGGTTGAACACCATTCGGCTGACGATGGTCCGACAGTCGTCCAAGGGAAGGACCATGCACGCGGTGGTACGAGTAGGCTCCCGCACGAACTGGCTGGAGCGAATCAACCACTTATGCGCGTAGAGACAGACGCGCTCGACTTGCACGACTCCCGGGTACTCGAATGGATGGCAGCACTCTCGGCAGGCTTAGAAGGCACGCAGAAGACGCGAGGCATGAGTTACTGGCGTGGGTGTAATACCTTCTCGAAGTACGCGGAGACGATTGAGAACACTATGAGACGCCAAGCATACCGGGATTTGAAACGTTCTAAACTACCCTCTCAAATCCAAGAGCCTGAGTCGAACGTCATGCCAGAGCTTGATGAACCAGAATCCCAACCTCTCAAACGGCCAGAGACCTCCTAATTCGGGCAGTTAGCCAGTCACTCTAATGTCGACATCTGTTAAATAGCTTGAGATGGCTGAAATCAGTAGTCTTAGGACGTCCATGAGCATTATGCGAGAAAGCTCTGATTGGGATAATTCAGAGAGTTAACCGGGTGGGGAATTCTGGAATTCGTGGAAGTAGAGGAAATTGTTGCCTATAAGGGCGGTGTTGGGATACTATGAATTACCGTCTCTATTCTCTATGCCACGCATTTGGTCTTCTGGAATGTTGCTGAATTCCTCTTGAATTAGCTTTTCTCGTGCGATAGTGAGCTCGACGATAGTGTTCACAAGGTCGAACAATCTAAGCGCAGTCTCTCGATTATCACGTTCATCCATCTCTCCCGGATGAACGAATTCATTCCCGACAACACGCACAGAATCGAGTGCTTGTTGTACTCGTTCATCAATGCGACCTTCTTCCACAAGGTCGCCAATCATGTTGTGTAGCGTCCGGTTATCTTCCCCAGTAAGTTCTCTCGCTAATTTTTCCATCGCCAACCGAAGTAGAGCTGCTGCTGCTCTGGGGGATTTATTTACCACTTTACGAGCTTCATTAAAGTCTTCCTCTACCTCGTCGGGCATGTCCTCCGTGGGAAGTGGCGCCGGACTCCCTTCTGGGTAAACCATCTCTTCACCAACCCATAGGGTATAGTCTTGGCAATGGGCACATTTCCCGATTCTTCCGTTGAGGATTTGCTGGCGGCCGATAGAGGACGCATATACGTCAATATTCGACCATGACTGGTTAGCATAGACCTCGCAGTGTGGGCAGTGAAATGCGCTTGCATCAACTTCTGGAGGGATATACTCCGACATACTATCGGCCACTCCCTGAGACCATGTGACATTATCGGTCTATCGCCCGAATTAGGTGGTTTGAAGTGCCTACAAGCCGTTATTTCACTTGGACAGATTACGATGCAATCTTGCAGGCAAGTCCTAACCCTAATCCTCCGAAATCAGGGTTCTAAGGCGAGTATTAGCTGTAATCTCGCCAGCGGTGGCCGCAGGACTTGCACTTGAAGAAGCGCGTCGGCGGCTCGTCGGCGCTCCCGGTCTGCTTGATGGTGTACCACGCCTCGTCGTGGCCGCACTCCGGGCACGTCTCCTCGGCGGTGGGCTTGCCCTCGAAGTTGGCGTCCTCGCTGGTCTCGATGACGTCGCTGGTGTCCTGGGACGCCGTCGTGACGAACTCGCCGTCGTCGCCGGCGGGCTCGGTGTGCCCGCAGCCCGAACACACGAGTTCGTCGTCCTGCTTGTGCATCATCGACCCGCACTCGTCGCAGAACTGCATACCCGAGCTAGGGCTCGTCTCCGGAAAAATCACTCGCCTCGTTCTCCTCGCGGGCCGCCACGACGGGGCAGTCCACGACGCGGAAGTGGTCGGTGTCGGCCTCCGCCTCGATGGTCGTGCCCTCGTGGCCGCAGGCCGTCTCCGGCGGGTCCGAGAAGTGCTCGCAGCCCTGACAGAGGCGCTTCTCGACGACCGTCACGTCGCGGTCGAGTGCCTCGGTCTTGGCGTCGGCGCTCGCCGACTCCGCGACGCCCGCGGCGTCCGCGACCGACTCGTCGGCCGACGACGAGAGCTGGTCCCAGACCTCCTCCTCGTCCACGCTGCCGACGTCGACGTCCGTAAACAGCTCGTCGAAGTCGTCGTCGGGCTCGGCTTCGCGGCTGCGCTCGACGTCCTCCCGGAGGTCCGCCAGCGGCTCGCGCTCCTCGTCGTCGCGGTCGTCACTCATCGCGCTCACCCGCGGGCCGGTCGGCCGCGCTCCCGAACTCGTCGGCGGCGTCGCCCTCGACGCGGTCCGGGTGGACGACCTCCGGGCCGTCCTCGTCGCCGCTGTCGCCGCCTTCGGCCATCGCTTCCAGCGTCTCACCGTCCGTGCCGAGCCACGATTCGTCGTCGAGCGCGCCCTCGTCGGTCGCCAGCGCGGGCGCCGACCCCGTCACGAGCACGTCCGTGCCGAACCAGCCGGGGTTGGCCTCCACCTCCTCGAAGGTCGCCGCGCAGAACGGGCACTCCGGGGCGGTCAACAGCGCGACGGTCACCGTCTCGCCGCAGTCCCCGCAGTCGGCCTCGGTGACGCCCGCGACGTTCGCCTCCCGCTTGAGGCGCTCGGCGCGCTCGCGGCGCGCCTCGGCGGCCGCCAGCGAGGCCACCGAGTCCCGCATCGACACCACCGCCGTCGCCAGCGTCGCCGTCTTCCGGTCGAGGTCCCGGGTCTCGTCGCGGAGGTACGTCAACACCTCCTCGAAGTTGTCGAAGCCCGCGTCCACGCGCTCGCGGAGCCGCCGCGCCGCCTCCGAGACCTCCGCGACCTCGGCCTGCGCGTCGCGGGCGGCGTTCAGCGCCTCCTCGGCCTGCGAGGAGAGGTCGGGGTGGTCGTGGTCCTTCGGGGCCTTCGCGTCGGCGTCGCGCTTGACCTGGATGACGCGCTCACGGACGTCCTGAATCTTCTCGTCGAACTCGCTGTCCACGGCCTCGACGTCCGCGCGCAGGTCGTCCTCGACGGCAGCAAGGCGCTCGTCGAGGTCGTCGCTGGTGACGACGTCGGTCTGCTCGTCGGCCTCGCGGTACGCCGCCAGCACTCCTTTCAGGAACTCCTCGGGCGGAACGCCGAGGTCGTCAGCGCGCGCCGACAGCCACGACGCAACGGGCCCCTCCAGCGTCGTCTCGACCGCGTCCGACGTGCCATCGGCCATTCACCCGGGTTTGGCACGCGCCCGCCTTAATCGTTGCCCGCGCTACCGAATCTTCCGAACGTCGGTGACGTCGAAGCCCGCGTCGTGAATCTCGGTCTCGAACTGCACGATGTCCTCCTCCTCCAGGCGCCCGAGCACGCCCCGGAACTCGCGGACGAACATCGTCCGCACGCGCTCGTTCCCGCCGCTCTCCCAGCCGAACTGGACGGTGCCGTCCACGGAGGTCATCAGGCTCCCGAACTCCTCGGTGGTGACGGCGTCCCGCGTCAAGTGCAACAGCAGCAGGCCGTCCCAGGCGCGGGCGGCCTTCCGCAGGCCCTTCAGCGTCATCACGACGTCGCTGAACGACATCTCCTGCTGGCGCGCACCGATGAGGTCGGTCAGCGAGTCCACGACCACGAGGCTGCCGCTGGCGTGCTCGTCGAGGTAGTCCGCGAACGCCTCCAGCACGTCCCGGCGGTCGCCGTCGGTCTGCCCGAGGTCCGAAATCGAGCGGTGCTCGCCCGCGTACCACTCCCGGGGGACGGGGCTCAGCTGGAAGTACTCCGGCGAGAAGTCCGCGAACGTCACCGCGTCCAGCCCCGACTCGACGATCTCGTCGTCCATCGTGAACGAGATCTCGCGGCGGAGTTCGGTCTCGTCGGCCGTGAACGAGACGTAGTGGATGTCCTCGGGCGGGACCGCCGACCCGTGGAGGTCGCCGTAGTGCAACTCGAACAGCTCCGGGTCGGACGCCCGCAGGCCGTTGAGGACGGCGCTCGTGTAGAGGAACTCGCGGGCGCCGGCGCCCGCCTCACCGGACAGCAACACGACGCTCCCCTCGGGGGCGCCGCCCCCGATGCGGCCGTCCAGCCGCGAGATGCCGAACGGAATCGTCGCCATACGTGCGCGTCGCGCGGGCGGCGTTTACGCTTTTCCCTGCCCCGTCTCCGAGACCCGCGCGCCCTCGTTGCGGGGCGCGACCACGCGCACGTCGCCGCCGACGCCCGCGGCGTCCAGCGCCTCCCGTCCCGCCGCCAGCGCGTCCTCGGCGCGGCCCTCGTCGGTGACGCCGTAGACGGCCGGCCCCCACGAGGACTGGCCGGCGCCCGACACCGCAGGGCTCCCGTCGAGCGCGTCCACGATGCACCCGACCGGCGGCCGGTAGACGCCGCCCTGCTCGTCGGCGTACCACGCGCCGTTCAGCCGCCCGACCTCCGCGACCGCCGCGCCGAACGCCGCCACGTCCCCGCTCGCCAGCGCCGGGAGCACGCGGCGCGTGACGACCCCGGAGATGCGGTCCGCGAGCCCGGGGTCGGCGGCCTCCACCGCCGAGCGCATGCTCGCGTCCTCCTCGCCGCCGGCCTTGCCGGGTTCGGCGTCGGGCACCACGAGCAGGAACCGCCAGTCGTCGGGTACCTCGTGGCGGGCGGCGACCGGCGGCACCGTCCACGCGCCCCGCGGCGGCGCGGCCGTCGTGAACAGCCCCGTCGGGTGGCCGGCGTCGAGCACGAACCCCCCAGACTCGAACGCCGCGACGCCGACGCCGCTCCGGCCGCCGCGTCCAAGCTCAGGTGCTAAGTCGCGCACGGCCGCGTCGCGGCCGTGGGTTCGCGCGACCGCTTCGAGCACGGCGAGCGCGAGCTGGGTGCCGGAGCCGAGGCCGACGTGCGGCGGCAGTTCCTCGCGCACCGTGACGGCGGCACCGGCCACGTCAAGCACTTCGCAGGCGCGGGCGGCGTGGTCGCGCGCTCGCTCGTGGTCGCAGCGCACGCGCTCGGCGGGCTCGGCTTCGACCACGACGCGGGGGTCGTCGAGGGCGACGCCGAGGCTCCCGTACAGCCGGTCGTGGGACAGCGAGAGGTTCAGGAAGCCGAAGTGGAGCCGGCCGCCGCTCTCGACCCGCGCGGACATGGCCGTGGGTTCGCCGGCACGGGAGAAGGCGGTTCTGCCGCTGGCAAACCTTCCCGGTACCCGGGCGGGCGAACATCATCGGCAGCCGCGGTGTGACTGGCAACATCTGTTCAGGCGGCGGGCTTTAACCGCTGCGCGAGCAACCGGATTGTATGAGCCAGCAGAAGGACCCCGACTTGCCGAGCAACGACGTCACGGAAGGCGTCGAGCGCGCCCCCCACCGCGCGATGTTCCGCGCGATGGGCTACGACGACGCCGACTTCTCCTCGCCGATGGTCGGCGTGGCGAACCCCGCGGCGGACATCACGCCGTGTAACGTCCACCTCGACGACGTCGCGGACTCGGCCGTCGAGGGCGTCGAGGGCGGCGACGGGATGCCCATCGAGTTCGGCACCATCACCATCTCGGACGCCATCTCGATGGGGACCGAGGGGATGCGTGCGTCGCTCATCTCCCGCGAGGTCATCGCGGACTCCGTCGAACTGGTGGCGTTCGGCGAGCGCATGGACGCCCTCGTGACCGTCGCGGGCTGCGACAAGAACCTCCCCGGGATGATGATGGCCGCGATTCGCACCGACCTCCCGTCGGTGTTCCTCTACGGCGGCTCCATCATGCCCGGCGAGCACGACGGCCGCGAGATTACGGTGCAGAACGTCTTCGAGGGCGTCGGCGCGGTCGCCGCCGGCGAGATGAGCGAGGACGAACTCGAGGAGATGGAACACGAGGCCTGCCCCGGCGCGGGCTCCTGCGGTGGGATGTTCACCGCGAACACGATGGCCTCGATTTCGGAGGCCATCGGGCTCGCGCCGCTGGGCTCCGCGAGCGCGCCCGCCGAGTCCGAGGAGCGCTACGACGTCGCCGAGCGCGCCGGCGAACTCGCCGCCGAGTGCGTGCGCGAGGACCGCCGGCCCTCCGACATCCTCACGCGGGAGAGCTTCGAGAACGCCATCGCGATTCAGGTCGCGCTCGGCGGCTCCACGAACGCCGTCCTCCACCTGCTCGCGCTCGCCGCCGAGGCCGGCGTCGACCTCGACATCGAGGACTTCAACGAGATAAGCGACCGCACGCCGAAGGTCGCGAACCTCCAGCCGGGCGGCTCGCGCGTGATGAACGACCTCCACGAGGTCGGCGGCGTCCCCGTCGTCCTCAAGCGCCTGCTCGACGCCGGCCTGATTCACGGCGACGCGATGACCGTGACCGGCCGCACCATCGAGGAGGAACTGGAGCACCTCGGCGTGGACGGCGACGTGCAACGCACGTCGGAATCAGCGAGCGGCGACGAGCCGCGAGCAGGCGACGTCGAGGGCGACGTCGACTTCCTAAAGCCCGTCGACGACCCGTTCCACGAGACGGGCGCCATCACGGTGCTGACGGGGAACCTCGCGCCCGACGGCGCGGTCCTCAAGGTCACCGGGAAGGACGAGACCCAGCACACCGGCCCGGCGCGCGTCTTCGAGTCCGAGGAGGACGCGATGGCGTACGTCCAGGAGGGTCACATCGAGTCCGGGGACGTCATCGTCATCCGGAACGAGGGTCCCCGCGGCGGTCCCGGGATGCGCGAGATGCTCGGCGTCACCGCCGCGGTCGTCGGGCAGGGTCACGAGGACGACGTGGCGCTGCTCACCGACGGCCGCTTCTCCGGCGCGACCCGCGGCCCGATGGTCGGTCACGTCGCGCCCGAGGCCGCGGCCGGCGGTCCCATCGCGCTCGTCGAGGACGGCGACGAGGTGACCGTGGACGTGCCGAACCGCGAGCTCTCCGTGGCGGTCTCCGACGAGGAGATGGCGGCGCGCCGCGAGGACTGGGAGGCGCCCGAGCCGCGCTACGACGCGGGCGTGCTCCGCAAGTACGGCAGTCAGTTCGGCTCCGCCGCCGACGGCGCGGTCACCAACCCCGCCGCGAAGCGCGAGTAACTACTTCCGGGAGAGGAACTCCGGGAGCCGCAGCCGGTCGAGGTCTTTTCGCGGGAGCGTGTCCACGTCGATGCGGTCCAGCAGCTCCGGGAGGTCCATCCGGTCGCCGTCCCCGCTGCTCGGCTCGACGTCGCCGCCCTCCTCCTGCTTGTACGTGATGAGCTTCGACCACACCGCGCGCTCGCGGGACGGGAACTCGGAGGGGTCGAGGTCCGCGTCGCCGGAGGCCAGCCGGCTGTCGAGGTCCGCCGCCGAGCTCTTCCCCTCGTCGTAGGCCATCTCCACGAGCGACCGGCCCGCCGCGGCGACGAGCTGGCGGTACTCCTGTGGGTTGCGGTCGCCCAGCGCCGCGGCGACGCCCAGCGCGTACGCCCGCCAGATGGCCTCCTCGCGGTCCAGTTCCTCGCCGTCCCAGTCGCGGGAGAACGCTTCGTCGTACATCACTCCGGCCGCACCTTCCGTCCGGGATCGACCTGCAGGCCCGCCCCCGTAAAGGAGACGTCGCGGATGTCGCAGTCGATGTTCGTGCCGCGCATCTTCACCAGCTGGATGCCGCGGGTCATCCCGCCGTTCTCCAGGAAGTTGTGGAGGAAGATGACGCCGTGCGCGAGGTAGTGCTCCTCGGCGTACGCGGTCGGGTCGGTCATCTCCGAGACGAGCAGGACGGTGGCGTCGGTCTGCTTGAGCCCGGTGGCGAAGTGCGTCACTTCGGCGTCGGCGTCGTCCGCGAAGTGCGCCAAAAGCATCGTGGAGTCGACGACCACGCGGTCGTAGTCCTCCTGGCGGATCATCGACGCGAGCCGCGAGGAGAGCCCGGACTCGCGGCCGTACTGGGTGAGCGAGCGCCGCGAGCGCTCCCGCGTGAGGTTCAGGAACTCGAAGTTCTCCGCGTTCGCGGTCCGCGAGAAGCCGAACTCGTAGTTCGCCATGTCGTCGACGAGCTCGTTGCGCGTCTCGTGCATCGTCACGTACAGCACGTCCTCGCCGTTCTTCACGCCCTCCGTGACGTACTGGGCGGCGAGCGTGGTCTTCCCGCTGCCCGGCGGCCCGCTCAGCGTGTAGAGGCGCCGCGCCGGCAGCCCGCCGTCGAGGAGGCTGTCGAGCCCGGCGACGCCGGTCGAGATTCTCATCGGTGGGTCCCACGCGGGCCACGCTTAAATCCTCCAGTGTTCGACGCCTTTCACGTTCTCCCCGCAGCCCTCCCCCGGTTCCCGGGGTCGACCGGACGGGCCGGGGGTCGATCCGTGTCACAGCCACCCGTGCCACGGCGGGTCTCGGAAGGGTTATCCGTGCATCCCGCTTATCGGTAATTGCAATGGCAACCGGTACGGTTGACTTCTTCAACGACACAGGCGGCTACGGTTTCATCGAATCTGAGGACGCGGACGAGGACGTTTTCTTCCACATGGAGGACGTCGGCGGCCCGGACCTCGAGGAAGGACAGGAAGTGGAGTTCGACATCGAGCAGGCCGACAAGGGCCCGCGCGCGACGAACCTCACCCGGCTGTAATCCCGGCGTTCCTTCGCAGCAACTACCCTACTTTCCCGATTTTCACGCCGCACAGCGGCGCGCTCGTCCCGAGATAGTCTGCGATTCGCGTAGCCGCTGGCTCGCGCGTACTCACTCGTCGCGACGCACGCGCACGAGGAGGTCGCCGCGCACTTCCCCGAGCACGGTCGCGTGCTCGTGGCGCTCGACGGACTCGCGGTCTACCTCGTGGGCCTTCCGCACGGCGACGCGGCTGTCGTCGTTGGTCCGAATCGCGCCGACCTTCACCAGTCGGTGTGGCTTCACGTACTCGTAGACGTCCCGGAGCGCCGCCGGCGCGTCGGTGTCGACGGTGCCGATGGTCGCCGCCAGCAGCCGGTCGTCCGGCGAGAGGTCCGCGGCGCTGACGGCGACTCGCTGGCCGAACTTCTGAGACATCGCCGGCAGCACGCTCTCCTGCGTCTGCTGGGACGGCTGCGTCTCCGTCGAGCGCAACACCACCCGGAACGTCACGAGCATGCCATTCACTACCGAGTCAAGTCACATCATACCACCCGGTAGCAGTCAAGCAGCTAACTACTTTGGCGCTCGCGCGCGGTGAATCACGGTTCCTCGATTGCGTGAACGGACTCCGTCCCGCACTCCCGACACGACGAGACCCGGTACGGCCGGCGAGCGAACGGCGGGTCGCCGTCCGGCTCGCTCTCCACGCGCAGTTCCACGGTGACGGCGTGTGGCGTCTCCTCGCAGCAGCGCTCGCAGCGCTCGGTCCGACCGCCGCCGTGTGGTGTCTCGCTCGCCATCCTCGGTACCGAACGGATACTGCCGCATCGCTCATCCCTCCTCCGCCTAAGCAGCTAGGCTGTATCGGCGGGCCGGCCAGCCGACGACCCGCCGACGGCGTCGCGGAGGACGTGTCTCTCGGGGTGCAACTGACCGGAAGGCTTTCACAGGCTCGCAGCGAAGTTTCGTTCACCTCGGGAAGGTTCCGAGGCGTGAATCAGCATCTCGAAGCTGGTTTTCTTCATGGGGCTGCGGCTGCCCCCCGCGGCCCTCTCGTACCAGATAGACCGTTGTCACGAAGTTGTCAGTGATGTAATAGCCTACCACAGAGAATTTATTACAATCGGTCGCTAGTATGTTGCAAGCGCTGACCCATCGTGTCACGCGTGTGAGAATATAATGAAGAAAATCAGTTTCGAGATCCCGGACTTCGACGAACGCGGCGTGTCGCCGGTCATCGGCGTCATCCTGATGGTCGCGATTACAGTCATTCTGGCCGCCGTCATCGCCAGCTTCGTACTCGGCTTCGGTGACTCCGTCAGCGAAAACGTACAGGCAGGGGCAGACATCTCTACGAGTAACGGCGATGCTTCAGTGACGTGGATCAGCGAGGGGAACGCCGAGAACCTCAGCGTCACCGCAGGCAGCAGCAATAGTGTGAACCTCACTGACGTCGGTCAATCAGCTACAATCACCTACGATAGTAATATGAATACAACGGCCGACCAAACGAACCAGAGAATTACACTCGGTAGTGGAAGTCAGACCGTGCAAGTCACTGTAACGGCCGTTGGTAGTGGTGGCTCGAGGACCGTCGTAACGCAGGAAGAAGTCACCCTCGACGACGACGTCTAACCACCGCCGTTATTCTTCGTTTCCGTTTTTCAGCCGAGTAGCGGCAGCACATCCTCGGACGTGTAGCATAGTGTCTGTACTCAGGCGCCATACTGTGAGTTCAACATAACGTTCCACGGTTTCACCCCTTCAGAAATCGCTCTGATGGGCAGAAGCTCGTTGTCGCTGTCCGAAAAACGAGCAACTACACGAGTGCCGTCCGACTGTCGAGCGGCACAGATGAGTCTACTCGAAGTTGAGTCAGTGAGCCCGGAATTGGATTCCGGGCGAAAGTGAAGTGGGACCGCCGAGATTCGAACTCAGGTCCGACGGACCCCATCCGCCGAGGATACCGCTACCCCACGGTCCCACGTATCGACCGAGGCGGCGTCCGGCATTAAGGCCTTCGTTTCGGAATCGCGTTACACGAGGACGCGTTCGAGTTCGACCACGGTGCCGGAGTCAGCGTCCGGGTTGCCGACGCGGCGGCCGAGGCAGACTGCGGCGCCGTTGGGCGCGTAGCACGCGACGAGCTGGTCGCGGTCGGCGTCCTCCGCACTGATGACGCCGGGGGCGTAGACGGGCGCGCCTTCCGCGACCTGTTCGGCGGCGGAGGGCGCGATGGTCACCGACGGGATGTGTTCGAGCGCGCGCTCGGCGGGCACGAGCACCTCGCGGAGCGCGGCTTCGGGGTCGCCGCTCGGCGGGCTGGTGTCGTCCTCGTCGCGCAGCCACGCGAGCGCGTCCGCGAGGTCGTGCAGCGTCGCCAGCGTGGTGTCGTCGAACGGCGTCGTCGCAGTGCGGCGGAGGTGTCCCATGTGCGCGCCGGTGCCGAGCGCGCGCCCGAGGTCGTGGCAGAGTTTTCGAATGTAGGTCCCGGACTCGCAGCGGATGCGCAACAGCGCCTGCCGGTCGTTCACTTCGAGGACGTCGAGGTCGTGAATCTCACGGACGCGCAGGCGGCGCGCGACCGCGGACTTCCGCGGCGGCTTCTGGTAGGTCGGCCCCTCGAACTCCTCGATTACGTCGCGGAGGTTCGCGGGCGGGTCGGCGTGCAGTTCCAGCACGGCGACGTACTCCTTGGGGCCTTCCAGCAGCGCGGGCGCGAGCCGGGTCGCCGCACCCGTCAGGACAGGCAGACAGCCCGTGACCTTGGGGTCCAGCGTGCCCGCGTGCGCGGCCTTCTCGACGCCGACCATGTCCCGAATCCACGCCGACACCTGGTGGGCAGAGGGCCCCGGCGGCTTGTCGAGGTTGACGACGCCGAACTCGAAGACGTCGTCGGGGTCGCGGTCCGCGGGGGCGTCTCGCAGCATCGTTAGAACTCGTAGTCGACGTTCTCGATGGGGACCGGGCCCTCGTCGTTGCCGGGCTCGTAGTTGTCGACGGCGTACAGCACGATGTCCGTGACCTCGTCGGGGCCCCACCGCGCCGTGTTCACGAACAGGTCGTAGATGGTGAGGTCGTCGAAGTCGATGCCGTAGTAGTCGGCGTACCGCGCGGTCTCGGAGTCCTCCCGCTTCTCCGTCTCGGCGCGCGCGGCCGCCGGCGTCTTGTCCTCGCGGTCCGCGATGCGGCGCGCGCGTACGCCCATCGGCGCGTCCAGCCAGATCTTGATGTCGGCGTACTCGCCGGCCATCCAGCCCGCGAGCCGCGACTCCAGAACCACGTCGTCCTGCTCCCGGGCGGTCTCGCGGAGCTGTCGGTCGAGGTCCTTGTCTATCTGGGGGTCCTCCTCGGCGAGCTCGTTGAACTCCTCAAGGGTGAGGTCGCGGTCCTCGGCGAGCTCGCGGAAGATGTCGCCACCGGAGATGTGGTCGTAGTCGAGGTGGTCGGCGAGCGCGGACGCCACCGTGCTCTTCCCGCTCCCCGGCGGGCCGGAGATAGTGACTAACATATCCGTGCTGGGAGCGGCGCGGACAAAGAGGTTTTGAACCTGAACCCGGCGTGTGGCGGTTTCGCGCGCAACGAGCATTCGCGAGCGCCACAGGCGCGAGCGATTCACTCGCGGCGAAGCCGCGAGGCCGACGAACCCCCGGAGGGGGTAAGGAGTGCTTTTTCCGCAAGTTTTTGCCGAACGAGGCGCGGCTCCGCCGCGCCTCGTGCAGCGCAAAAAGTGCGTGTTGCTACGTCGGCGTCGTCTGGATGTTCAGCGCCTTGCGGATGACGTTCGAGAAGCTGAACGAGCAGACCATGTACCAGATGATCCACGTGGGGAACACGAGGATGCGCCCGTGGTTGAAGTCGACTTGGCCCGCCAGCGGGAGCGTCATCACGATCTCCCGGCCCGAGTAGACGGTGCCGAGCTTCCAGTACATCCAGAGGAACGCCGGGATGGTGAGGAGCATGATCCACGCCATCGGGCGGAACTGCTCTTTGAGCATACCGGCCTGGTCGCCGAACGCCTCCATCTGCTCCTCGCGGAGGCGCTCGATTTCGGCCTCGTCGCCGCGCTCTTTCGCTTCGGACATCTTGTCCTGGAGCTTCTGGGCGCGCTCCTGGTACTCGGACATCTTGTCCATGTCCGTGAGGTTCGCCTGCAGGAGCGTCGAGTAGAGGCCAGTGAGGACGGCCAGCGCCATCACGACGACGTAGAACGGCAGCACCGTCTCCAGCGGCCCGAGCACGACGTCGACGGCGCCGCCGATGGTGTTCTGAATCGGCTGGAAGTTGTAGCCGAGAATCGCGGCGAACGCCCCGACGGCCGCGAGCTTGTCCCACTTCGACCACGACGAGGATTCGGGGCTGTCGTCGAGGTCCTCCTCGGGTTCGAGGCCCTCGCGGACGCCCTCGGGGTCCGCGAACTCGAAGCCCTCGCCGGACTCCACGAGCACGTCTTTCTCCAGGAGGCGACCCCACTGACCGCTGGAGACGTCGCCTTTGACGTCCCGCCAGCGAATCTCGCCCTCGTGGTCAAGGAGGTCGTCGAGTACGTCGGCCAGTTCCGGGTCCTCGCGGACCAGCGAGCGGACTTTCTCCGCGGTTCGAGACATCTTCTTGGCTGTTCTTTGCAGTGACCGCTTGAACCTCTTACGGAACGACCGACGAGTGGTTCGGCGAGAGAACCGCTTTCGGCGGTCCGTCCGTCAGTTCGCGTTCGCTTCGACGGCGGCCTTGACGTCCTCCCAGACCTCGTCGGGCGTCTGTTCGCCGTCGATTTCTTCGAGGACGCCCTCGTCGCGGAAGTACTCGACGACGGGCGCGGTGTTCTCCTCGTAGACCTCGATGCGCTCGCGGGCGGTCTCCTCGGTGTCGTCCTCGCGCTGGTAGAGGTCGCC
Protein-coding sequences here:
- a CDS encoding DUF4145 domain-containing protein, whose translation is MSEYIPPEVDASAFHCPHCEVYANQSWSNIDVYASSIGRQQILNGRIGKCAHCQDYTLWVGEEMVYPEGSPAPLPTEDMPDEVEEDFNEARKVVNKSPRAAAALLRLAMEKLARELTGEDNRTLHNMIGDLVEEGRIDERVQQALDSVRVVGNEFVHPGEMDERDNRETALRLFDLVNTIVELTIAREKLIQEEFSNIPEDQMRGIENRDGNS
- a CDS encoding transcription factor S, which translates into the protein MQFCDECGSMMHKQDDELVCSGCGHTEPAGDDGEFVTTASQDTSDVIETSEDANFEGKPTAEETCPECGHDEAWYTIKQTGSADEPPTRFFKCKSCGHRWRDYS
- a CDS encoding RAD55 family ATPase; translation: MATIPFGISRLDGRIGGGAPEGSVVLLSGEAGAGAREFLYTSAVLNGLRASDPELFELHYGDLHGSAVPPEDIHYVSFTADETELRREISFTMDDEIVESGLDAVTFADFSPEYFQLSPVPREWYAGEHRSISDLGQTDGDRRDVLEAFADYLDEHASGSLVVVDSLTDLIGARQQEMSFSDVVMTLKGLRKAARAWDGLLLLHLTRDAVTTEEFGSLMTSVDGTVQFGWESGGNERVRTMFVREFRGVLGRLEEEDIVQFETEIHDAGFDVTDVRKIR
- a CDS encoding beta-ribofuranosylaminobenzene 5'-phosphate synthase family protein, which gives rise to MSARVESGGRLHFGFLNLSLSHDRLYGSLGVALDDPRVVVEAEPAERVRCDHERARDHAARACEVLDVAGAAVTVREELPPHVGLGSGTQLALAVLEAVARTHGRDAAVRDLAPELGRGGRSGVGVAAFESGGFVLDAGHPTGLFTTAAPPRGAWTVPPVAARHEVPDDWRFLLVVPDAEPGKAGGEEDASMRSAVEAADPGLADRISGVVTRRVLPALASGDVAAFGAAVAEVGRLNGAWYADEQGGVYRPPVGCIVDALDGSPAVSGAGQSSWGPAVYGVTDEGRAEDALAAGREALDAAGVGGDVRVVAPRNEGARVSETGQGKA
- the ilvD gene encoding dihydroxy-acid dehydratase; this encodes MSQQKDPDLPSNDVTEGVERAPHRAMFRAMGYDDADFSSPMVGVANPAADITPCNVHLDDVADSAVEGVEGGDGMPIEFGTITISDAISMGTEGMRASLISREVIADSVELVAFGERMDALVTVAGCDKNLPGMMMAAIRTDLPSVFLYGGSIMPGEHDGREITVQNVFEGVGAVAAGEMSEDELEEMEHEACPGAGSCGGMFTANTMASISEAIGLAPLGSASAPAESEERYDVAERAGELAAECVREDRRPSDILTRESFENAIAIQVALGGSTNAVLHLLALAAEAGVDLDIEDFNEISDRTPKVANLQPGGSRVMNDLHEVGGVPVVLKRLLDAGLIHGDAMTVTGRTIEEELEHLGVDGDVQRTSESASGDEPRAGDVEGDVDFLKPVDDPFHETGAITVLTGNLAPDGAVLKVTGKDETQHTGPARVFESEEDAMAYVQEGHIESGDVIVIRNEGPRGGPGMREMLGVTAAVVGQGHEDDVALLTDGRFSGATRGPMVGHVAPEAAAGGPIALVEDGDEVTVDVPNRELSVAVSDEEMAARREDWEAPEPRYDAGVLRKYGSQFGSAADGAVTNPAAKRE
- a CDS encoding RAD55 family ATPase, with product MRISTGVAGLDSLLDGGLPARRLYTLSGPPGSGKTTLAAQYVTEGVKNGEDVLYVTMHETRNELVDDMANYEFGFSRTANAENFEFLNLTRERSRRSLTQYGRESGLSSRLASMIRQEDYDRVVVDSTMLLAHFADDADAEVTHFATGLKQTDATVLLVSEMTDPTAYAEEHYLAHGVIFLHNFLENGGMTRGIQLVKMRGTNIDCDIRDVSFTGAGLQVDPGRKVRPE
- a CDS encoding cold-shock protein, whose translation is MATGTVDFFNDTGGYGFIESEDADEDVFFHMEDVGGPDLEEGQEVEFDIEQADKGPRATNLTRL
- a CDS encoding DUF7835 family putative zinc beta-ribbon protein; this encodes MASETPHGGGRTERCERCCEETPHAVTVELRVESEPDGDPPFARRPYRVSSCRECGTESVHAIEEP